One Streptomyces sp. NBC_00554 DNA segment encodes these proteins:
- a CDS encoding oxidoreductase, translating into MLPDFELTPPERRIWDAFPEGRRVDLRTGEPEGDDPARGGEWGPERTVRAAVLVALLLGGDAAPSGAVASLRLAGARIIGRLDLDGAEVGHALSLEQCRLEEAVSLFGASTRTIRIRDSWVPDVEAGLARIQGNLDLKRSVLEGGRLSLINAHLAGELRLTAARISTPGEWAVFAGGLVMEGGVFCKNLSTRGGVRLLGAQLPGGLFMQGARLSSPHGVALAADSVTATTLDLSEGFTAEGAVRLRGARISDNLSFEGAILKGARDGDGPSVVCLQTQATDFDFTVAETPSGAVDLRGAQVSFLHENEHSWPGAVELDGFVYGSIKTVVAGQRRDAVGRRETVARHVDWVRRSPVYSPQPYEQLASCYRKVGHDDDARRVLLAKQRHRRRLLRPAARAWGYVLDATVGYGYRPWLAGVWLLALILLGTLVFDANDPTAVKQGEGAPFQPLVYTLDLLIPIGGLGQRANWYWTDGGPQWLAYGLIAAGWMLTTAVLAGVTRTLNKG; encoded by the coding sequence GTGCTGCCTGACTTCGAGTTGACGCCGCCGGAGCGCCGGATATGGGACGCCTTTCCCGAGGGGCGGCGGGTGGATCTGCGTACGGGCGAGCCGGAAGGGGATGATCCGGCGCGGGGCGGCGAGTGGGGGCCGGAACGTACCGTGCGGGCGGCTGTGCTGGTGGCGTTGCTGCTGGGCGGTGACGCCGCGCCGTCCGGTGCCGTCGCCTCCCTGCGTCTCGCCGGGGCGCGGATCATCGGTCGGCTCGACCTGGACGGGGCCGAGGTCGGCCATGCGCTCTCGCTCGAGCAGTGCCGGCTGGAGGAGGCTGTGAGCCTCTTCGGGGCGTCCACGCGGACGATCCGGATCAGGGACAGCTGGGTTCCTGACGTGGAGGCAGGGCTGGCTCGTATCCAGGGGAATCTCGACCTGAAGCGATCGGTGCTGGAAGGGGGACGCCTGTCGCTCATCAACGCCCATCTGGCCGGGGAGCTGAGGCTGACCGCGGCGCGGATATCCACCCCCGGGGAATGGGCCGTGTTCGCGGGCGGTCTGGTCATGGAAGGCGGTGTCTTCTGCAAGAACCTCAGCACGCGGGGCGGTGTACGGCTGTTGGGCGCGCAGTTGCCCGGTGGTCTGTTCATGCAGGGGGCGCGGCTCAGCAGCCCTCACGGTGTGGCGCTGGCCGCGGACAGCGTGACCGCGACGACGCTGGATCTGTCGGAGGGGTTCACCGCGGAGGGGGCCGTGCGGCTGCGGGGCGCCCGGATCTCGGACAATCTCAGCTTCGAAGGAGCGATCCTGAAGGGGGCACGCGACGGTGACGGCCCGTCCGTCGTCTGTCTTCAGACGCAGGCCACCGACTTCGACTTCACCGTCGCCGAAACACCCTCCGGGGCCGTCGACCTGCGGGGCGCCCAGGTCTCGTTCCTCCACGAGAACGAGCACAGCTGGCCGGGTGCCGTGGAACTGGACGGTTTTGTCTACGGCTCCATCAAGACGGTCGTGGCAGGGCAGCGGCGCGACGCCGTCGGCCGGCGGGAGACCGTGGCCCGGCATGTGGACTGGGTGCGCCGAAGTCCCGTCTACAGCCCTCAGCCGTACGAGCAACTCGCGAGCTGTTACCGGAAGGTCGGCCACGACGACGACGCCCGCCGGGTGCTCCTGGCGAAGCAGCGCCATCGACGCCGTCTGCTGCGCCCGGCCGCACGGGCGTGGGGGTACGTGCTGGACGCCACCGTCGGATACGGATACCGGCCGTGGCTGGCCGGTGTCTGGCTCCTCGCGCTGATCCTGCTCGGCACGCTGGTCTTCGACGCCAATGATCCGACCGCGGTCAAGCAAGGCGAGGGAGCCCCTTTCCAGCCCCTCGTCTACACGCTCGACCTGCTGATTCCCATCGGCGGTCTCGGTCAGCGGGCCAACTGGTACTGGACGGACGGTGGCCCGCAGTGGCTGGCGTACGGGCTGATCGCCGCCGGCTGGATGCTCACCACGGCTGTGCTCGCGGGCGTGACCCGGACCCTGAACAAGGGCTAG
- a CDS encoding transcriptional regulator translates to MSESPPLAETLARLDTRIAEKCLDRGEVLDVRALSGRTAVPEGEIQALLDGEVPRDGRVDERIRGRVRALYEAYLGESGKRPADVCREVAGRLGISEKWARSLLNGDKMPNVPDLTLLAEFFRIDQGTKFFTDSASVALNGALQRILRELEGATEDGPLLKFTTKHGVVTFALRGKRLTPRKQEALAVMLDGLLSGEEAELR, encoded by the coding sequence GTGAGTGAGTCCCCGCCTCTTGCCGAGACGCTCGCGCGCCTGGACACGCGCATCGCCGAGAAGTGCCTGGACCGAGGTGAAGTGCTCGACGTACGTGCGCTGTCGGGCCGTACGGCTGTCCCCGAGGGGGAGATCCAGGCCCTGCTCGACGGCGAGGTGCCGCGCGACGGCCGGGTGGACGAGCGGATCCGGGGACGGGTGCGGGCCTTGTACGAGGCGTATCTCGGGGAGAGCGGGAAGCGGCCCGCCGATGTGTGCCGGGAGGTTGCGGGCCGGCTCGGGATCAGTGAGAAGTGGGCGCGCTCGCTCCTCAACGGCGACAAGATGCCGAACGTTCCGGACCTCACCCTGCTCGCGGAGTTCTTCCGTATCGACCAGGGCACGAAGTTCTTCACCGACTCCGCCTCCGTAGCCTTGAACGGGGCGCTTCAGCGCATCCTGCGGGAGCTCGAAGGCGCCACGGAGGACGGGCCGTTGCTCAAGTTCACGACCAAGCACGGAGTCGTCACCTTCGCGCTGCGCGGCAAACGGCTGACGCCCCGCAAGCAGGAGGCCCTCGCGGTCATGCTGGACGGTCTGCTGAGCGGCGAGGAGGCGGAGCTGCGATGA
- a CDS encoding toxin-antitoxin system, toxin component, giving the protein MRLAHAMRRLVTALRPAGADSEMRALAVELSRALRKRIDTPVDVRELARALCEEISGRRDGRPVQLHFERFPDEFEVTGLWMEFHDFDLVVIEERAETVQQLVILGHELWHMRQGHRSHRLDTHVDGAAAAARALADGTGWQEIALTLAARNGSHATAEAEAEDFGLHLASVFRSWVTGPRTDRRGPADPVGRAIQASLGYRDPRD; this is encoded by the coding sequence ATGAGGCTCGCCCATGCGATGCGCAGGCTCGTGACCGCTCTGCGGCCGGCCGGGGCCGACTCCGAGATGCGCGCTCTCGCCGTGGAGCTCAGCCGCGCGCTGCGCAAGAGGATCGACACCCCGGTCGACGTACGGGAGTTGGCCCGTGCCCTGTGCGAGGAGATCAGCGGGCGCCGCGACGGCCGTCCCGTACAGCTGCACTTCGAGCGCTTCCCCGACGAGTTCGAGGTTACCGGGCTGTGGATGGAGTTCCACGACTTCGACCTCGTCGTCATCGAGGAGCGTGCCGAAACGGTGCAGCAACTCGTCATCCTCGGCCATGAGTTGTGGCACATGCGGCAGGGGCATCGCAGTCATCGCCTCGACACCCACGTCGACGGGGCGGCCGCCGCGGCACGCGCCCTCGCGGACGGCACCGGCTGGCAGGAGATCGCCCTGACGCTGGCCGCCCGCAACGGATCCCACGCCACTGCCGAGGCCGAGGCCGAGGACTTCGGGCTGCACCTCGCGAGCGTCTTCCGCTCGTGGGTCACCGGCCCCCGCACGGACCGGCGGGGGCCCGCCGATCCGGTCGGCCGGGCCATCCAGGCGTCGCTGGGCTACCGCGACCCCCGGGACTGA
- a CDS encoding MAB_1171c family putative transporter yields MDTSRFPLGPHIAFWLPTTVLTAALAIKLPGILKLWKDPLLRAVGGLLALACAIFVFAAPPTIAWTNRVTGVRNISAPLVYSLITAFSGACLLLLIAWRNGVSDRSDTTRRATRWVVTAYSGVIVALWVLFALADVEVERLRDLDTYYATTPFMREEIVLYLLAHTVACLITATLIRNWIRTGDLDVWLRGGLKLLGAGYATNLLFAAAKLSAVVARWTGHDLDWLSTHLAPPVVCVSAILIAAGFVFPYAGQYLHRRWQTRIAHWRLRPLYVLMRTGTGGRVPFRLRATPELRLTRRETFIRDALLHLARYIDEDLGRRAYDAAVGLGRDAERAKPLAGVVTIQAAIESRRRSQERDAGFPPHSPDMEDLLEGIEAVSRALRHTDDIRAVRERATAAAESVPAT; encoded by the coding sequence ATGGACACCTCCCGCTTCCCCCTCGGGCCCCACATCGCCTTCTGGCTGCCGACCACCGTCCTCACCGCCGCCCTGGCCATCAAACTGCCCGGCATCCTCAAACTCTGGAAGGACCCGCTCCTCAGAGCCGTCGGCGGTCTCCTCGCCCTCGCCTGCGCCATCTTCGTCTTCGCGGCACCGCCGACCATCGCCTGGACCAACCGTGTCACCGGCGTACGGAACATCTCGGCGCCCCTGGTCTACAGCCTCATCACCGCGTTCTCCGGGGCCTGCCTGCTGCTGCTCATCGCCTGGCGCAACGGCGTCTCCGACCGCTCGGACACGACGCGCCGCGCCACACGCTGGGTGGTCACCGCCTACTCGGGCGTGATCGTCGCGCTGTGGGTGCTCTTCGCGCTCGCCGACGTCGAGGTCGAGAGGTTGCGGGACCTCGACACGTACTACGCCACCACGCCCTTCATGCGCGAAGAGATCGTGCTCTATCTGCTCGCGCACACCGTGGCCTGCCTGATCACGGCCACCCTGATCCGGAACTGGATCCGCACCGGCGACCTCGACGTATGGCTGCGCGGCGGTCTCAAGCTCCTGGGCGCCGGCTACGCGACGAACCTGCTCTTCGCCGCCGCGAAACTCTCGGCGGTCGTCGCCCGGTGGACCGGCCACGACCTGGACTGGTTGAGCACCCACCTGGCACCGCCCGTCGTCTGCGTGTCCGCCATCCTGATCGCGGCGGGCTTCGTCTTCCCGTACGCCGGCCAGTACCTGCACCGCCGCTGGCAGACCCGGATCGCCCACTGGCGGCTGCGGCCCTTGTACGTGCTGATGCGGACCGGCACGGGCGGCCGTGTCCCCTTCCGGCTCCGGGCCACCCCCGAACTGCGCCTGACGCGCCGCGAGACGTTCATCCGCGACGCGCTGCTCCACCTCGCCCGGTACATCGACGAGGACCTTGGCCGACGGGCGTACGACGCGGCGGTCGGCCTCGGACGGGACGCCGAGCGGGCGAAACCGCTCGCCGGTGTCGTGACGATCCAGGCTGCCATCGAGTCCAGGCGACGATCCCAGGAGCGCGACGCCGGCTTTCCTCCCCACAGCCCCGACATGGAAGACCTGCTGGAGGGGATCGAGGCCGTGTCCCGGGCTCTCCGCCACACCGACGACATCAGGGCGGTCCGCGAGCGCGCGACCGCCGCAGCAGAGAGCGTGCCAGCCACATGA
- a CDS encoding NAD(P)/FAD-dependent oxidoreductase, translating to MLAARALAEFADVVTIVERDALPEGPERRKNLPQAQHPHALWSGGARAIEELLPGVTGRLAEAGARHLAVTTDMVVLSAQGWFRRWNESHHMVLISRYLLDAIVRALVLDDDRIKLVERAEALGLEGTAAAVTGVRVRGGDGTESVLSADLVVDATGRGSRAPEWLAALGLAAPKQREVNSGLAYASRMFLAPESAREGFPVINVQADPSEGRPGRAGFLLPIENGRWMVMLTGTRGGEPTADESDFERFATEELSHPVIGEFLAGAEPLSGVAFTRSTVNRRYYYERSRRWPDGFAVLGDALAAYNPVYGHGMSVAAQSALALREVIRRRGWGTPGLARAVQKAVARPVNAAWDLATGLDVFYPGATQNGPTLRDRIIAAYANRLLYTATGNGRIARRFTDVSSLERGAHILFAPSVLLAAVVGPLKPQLTEPPLTDEEWKAAGQARFS from the coding sequence ATGCTCGCGGCCCGCGCCCTGGCCGAGTTCGCGGACGTCGTCACGATCGTCGAGCGGGACGCCCTCCCCGAGGGCCCCGAGCGCCGCAAGAACCTGCCCCAGGCCCAGCACCCGCATGCGCTGTGGTCCGGCGGCGCCCGGGCGATCGAGGAACTCCTGCCGGGTGTCACCGGGCGGCTCGCGGAAGCCGGTGCGCGCCACCTCGCGGTCACGACGGACATGGTCGTGCTGTCGGCCCAGGGCTGGTTCCGGCGCTGGAACGAGTCCCACCACATGGTCCTGATCAGCCGCTACCTGCTCGACGCGATCGTCCGTGCGCTGGTCCTCGACGACGACCGGATCAAGCTCGTGGAGCGCGCGGAGGCGCTCGGCCTCGAAGGCACCGCCGCCGCTGTCACGGGAGTCCGCGTCCGCGGCGGTGACGGCACCGAGTCCGTCCTGTCGGCCGACCTGGTCGTCGACGCCACCGGACGCGGCTCCCGCGCACCGGAGTGGCTCGCGGCACTCGGCCTGGCCGCACCGAAGCAGCGCGAGGTCAACTCCGGCCTGGCGTACGCCAGTCGGATGTTCCTCGCCCCCGAGAGCGCGCGGGAAGGCTTCCCCGTCATCAATGTGCAGGCCGACCCGAGCGAGGGGCGCCCCGGCCGGGCGGGCTTTCTGCTGCCCATCGAGAACGGGCGCTGGATGGTCATGCTGACGGGCACCCGAGGAGGCGAACCGACCGCCGACGAGAGCGACTTCGAGCGGTTCGCCACGGAGGAGCTGAGCCATCCCGTCATCGGGGAGTTCCTCGCGGGCGCCGAGCCCCTGTCCGGCGTCGCCTTCACCCGGTCCACCGTGAACCGCCGCTACTACTACGAGCGTTCGCGGCGCTGGCCCGACGGGTTCGCGGTCCTCGGCGACGCGCTCGCCGCGTACAACCCGGTCTACGGGCACGGCATGTCGGTCGCCGCGCAGAGCGCCCTCGCCCTGCGCGAGGTGATCCGCCGCCGAGGCTGGGGCACCCCCGGGCTGGCACGCGCCGTACAGAAGGCCGTGGCCCGCCCGGTCAACGCGGCCTGGGACCTGGCGACCGGCCTGGACGTCTTCTACCCGGGAGCGACGCAGAACGGCCCCACGCTCAGGGACAGGATCATCGCCGCGTACGCGAACCGGCTCCTGTACACCGCCACCGGCAACGGCCGCATCGCCCGCCGCTTCACCGACGTGTCGTCCCTGGAGCGCGGCGCGCACATCCTGTTCGCCCCCAGCGTCCTCCTGGCCGCCGTGGTCGGCCCGCTCAAGCCGCAGCTCACCGAACCGCCCCTCACCGACGAGGAGTGGAAAGCCGCAGGTCAGGCCCGCTTCAGCTAG
- a CDS encoding RimK family alpha-L-glutamate ligase, with protein sequence MESAVPRSAAPARIALATYNPGEEPSADRDLPVLAAALEEAGAEVGVRYWDDPEVDWAGFDLVVIRSTWDYSWRAAEFVAWAGRCGQATRLANPAGVVRWNADKRYIGDLAEAGVPVVPTRYVAPGDPVEFPSDREFVVKPTAGAGARYAARYTPEERETAVRHLARMHAEGLTAMVQPYVKNIDAGGERALQFFGGRLLHASRKGAVLEPGTSYDEDKVAHPRLEPWEPTPAELSVAERALAAVPDAGEVLYARVDLVDGDDGEPCVMELELIEPNLFLWLHPESVPAVAEAIVTAAL encoded by the coding sequence ATGGAGTCAGCCGTGCCCCGCAGTGCCGCACCTGCCCGTATCGCGCTCGCCACCTACAACCCGGGCGAGGAGCCCAGCGCGGACCGGGATCTGCCAGTGCTGGCGGCGGCGTTGGAGGAGGCGGGGGCCGAGGTCGGTGTCCGGTACTGGGACGACCCGGAGGTCGACTGGGCCGGGTTCGACCTCGTCGTCATCCGGTCGACCTGGGACTACAGCTGGCGGGCCGCGGAGTTCGTGGCGTGGGCCGGGCGGTGCGGGCAGGCGACTCGGCTGGCCAACCCGGCGGGGGTGGTGCGGTGGAACGCCGACAAGCGGTACATCGGGGATCTGGCGGAGGCGGGGGTTCCGGTGGTGCCGACCCGGTATGTCGCGCCGGGGGACCCCGTCGAGTTTCCCAGTGACCGTGAGTTCGTCGTGAAGCCCACCGCAGGCGCGGGCGCCCGGTATGCCGCCCGGTACACCCCCGAAGAGCGGGAGACCGCCGTACGGCATCTCGCGCGGATGCACGCGGAGGGGCTGACCGCGATGGTGCAGCCGTATGTGAAGAACATCGACGCCGGGGGCGAGCGGGCGCTCCAGTTCTTCGGCGGGCGCCTGCTGCACGCCAGCAGGAAGGGCGCCGTCCTGGAGCCCGGGACGTCGTACGACGAGGACAAGGTCGCGCATCCGAGGCTCGAGCCCTGGGAGCCGACCCCGGCCGAACTCTCCGTCGCCGAGCGGGCGTTGGCGGCCGTACCGGATGCGGGCGAGGTGCTCTACGCCCGGGTGGACCTGGTCGACGGTGACGACGGGGAGCCGTGTGTCATGGAGCTGGAGCTGATCGAGCCCAATCTCTTCCTCTGGCTGCACCCGGAGTCGGTGCCCGCGGTCGCGGAGGCGATCGTCACGGCTGCCCTTTGA
- a CDS encoding FkbM family methyltransferase — protein sequence MSSPSPRTLTARLARFLPIRLVAATARLVYPRFEPELARLGDLCPPGCRTAVDVGGWYGPWTHRLAARAGRVVTVEPVPHLARLLSSASPANVRVIHAAASDRRGTARLWLPPDDAGDRGVSSLVRRDIHANALEVPCLTLDSLNLRNVDFVKIDVDGNEMAVLRGASALIARDRPALFIELESRIQPVAPVIAHLAQQGYAGWVLPGDTWLPLASFPLEAHQARTSHVVSQGLLRRVLPPRGPRYVNSVLFLPDGHRPGAYRIRDDGPHAVRKAPHHPVHRSRLPADPAAPHGGPQS from the coding sequence ATGAGCAGCCCTTCACCGAGGACCCTGACCGCCCGCCTGGCCCGCTTCCTGCCCATCCGTCTGGTCGCCGCGACCGCCCGGCTCGTCTATCCGCGCTTCGAACCCGAGCTGGCGCGGCTGGGGGACCTCTGCCCGCCCGGCTGCCGCACGGCGGTGGACGTGGGCGGCTGGTACGGCCCCTGGACGCACCGCCTGGCCGCCCGGGCCGGCCGCGTCGTGACCGTCGAGCCGGTCCCGCACCTGGCCCGGCTCCTCTCCTCCGCCAGCCCCGCGAACGTGCGCGTGATCCACGCCGCCGCCTCCGACCGCCGGGGCACCGCCCGCCTGTGGCTGCCGCCGGACGACGCGGGCGACCGGGGTGTGTCGTCCCTGGTCCGCAGGGACATCCACGCCAACGCCCTGGAGGTCCCCTGCCTGACCCTCGACAGCCTGAACCTTCGCAACGTCGACTTCGTCAAGATCGACGTGGACGGCAATGAAATGGCGGTCCTGCGCGGCGCGAGCGCCCTCATCGCCCGCGACCGCCCGGCCCTCTTCATCGAGCTGGAGTCCCGTATCCAGCCCGTCGCCCCCGTGATCGCCCACCTCGCCCAGCAGGGCTACGCGGGCTGGGTCCTGCCAGGCGACACCTGGCTGCCCCTCGCGTCCTTCCCCCTGGAGGCCCACCAGGCCCGGACGTCCCACGTCGTCTCGCAGGGCCTGCTGCGCAGGGTGCTTCCGCCACGCGGCCCCCGCTACGTGAACTCGGTGCTCTTCCTCCCGGACGGCCACCGCCCGGGCGCGTACCGCATACGCGACGATGGACCCCATGCCGTCCGGAAAGCGCCCCACCACCCCGTTCACCGCTCTCGACTTCCAGCTGATCCTGCTGCGCCGCATGGCGGACCACAATCCTGA
- a CDS encoding Trm112 family protein encodes MNPDDPLLKILACPLDKGPLHLLVPDESLGSEAALYNPRLQRRYPIVDGIPQLLPSSGEQVTEDEHEELLKRMAP; translated from the coding sequence GTGAACCCCGACGACCCGCTGCTGAAGATCCTGGCCTGCCCGCTGGACAAGGGCCCGCTGCACCTGCTCGTACCCGATGAGTCCCTGGGGTCGGAGGCCGCGCTGTACAACCCCCGCCTGCAACGCCGTTACCCGATCGTGGACGGCATCCCGCAACTGCTGCCGTCCTCCGGCGAGCAGGTGACGGAGGACGAACACGAGGAACTCCTCAAGAGGATGGCCCCATGA
- a CDS encoding class I SAM-dependent methyltransferase produces the protein MTTKAPAATPATDVVRRGLRDFYEDPGVPVASGVARSLRQARMLAAALGPATAGTRTVLDIGCGDGSAAATAAPLLAGHRLIGVDWSQDALRRAHAHVPYAIRGELTDGGLPFRTASADAVLFSEVIEHLVDPDSALDEIRRVLRPGGHLMLSTPNLAAWYNRALLLAGVQPVFSEVSLRAIHGRPGREVVGHLRLYTARALREFVTASGFEVERLRGAPFHGVPRPLRALDRLACAVPSASSILLLHARRT, from the coding sequence ATGACGACCAAGGCCCCTGCGGCAACCCCGGCAACAGACGTCGTACGCCGGGGACTTCGCGACTTCTACGAGGACCCCGGCGTCCCCGTCGCCTCCGGCGTTGCCCGCAGCCTGCGCCAGGCCCGCATGCTTGCCGCCGCGCTCGGCCCGGCGACGGCTGGTACGAGGACCGTCCTGGACATCGGCTGCGGCGACGGCTCCGCCGCCGCGACCGCCGCGCCCCTCCTCGCCGGACACCGGCTCATCGGCGTCGACTGGTCGCAGGACGCCCTCAGACGGGCCCACGCCCATGTGCCGTACGCGATTCGCGGCGAACTCACCGACGGCGGGCTGCCGTTCAGGACGGCGTCGGCCGACGCCGTGCTGTTCAGCGAGGTCATCGAGCACCTCGTCGACCCGGACAGCGCACTCGACGAGATCCGCCGGGTCCTGCGCCCGGGGGGCCACCTGATGCTCTCCACCCCGAACCTGGCCGCCTGGTACAACCGCGCCCTGCTCCTTGCCGGTGTGCAGCCCGTGTTCTCGGAGGTGAGCCTGCGCGCGATCCACGGCCGCCCGGGCCGAGAGGTCGTGGGCCATCTGCGGCTCTACACCGCCCGCGCGCTGAGGGAGTTCGTGACGGCGTCGGGCTTCGAGGTCGAACGGCTGCGGGGCGCGCCCTTCCACGGCGTACCGCGTCCGCTGCGAGCGCTGGACCGGCTGGCCTGCGCGGTCCCGTCGGCGTCCTCCATCCTGCTCCTGCACGCGCGAAGGACGTAG
- a CDS encoding condensation protein: MTAVEHAARNGAGGPVGPPVRVPFPVVDEVSRHCLQEAEPETVHIEVHLPGRLDHARLRSVFTEALRRHPRILMREAPGPWYRRRYEWELTDGPDVEVVTFPPPDRDALKHARDRALDDAPPLSAAPPVRLEVVDEDGASEGTVLFLTMNHTALDGPACLRILATAAELYGGRDNSPAAPPVRTPGAPEAQRVDTPSSWAPPARVAHGTPEPSPGNGLLVTELNVPRRPKGSPYTVNDQLMVTTALMLAHWNREHGARPRPLRITMPVDDRSRDMDMPIGNGTRLVEVTFAPEELGLPEKTDPARMGELLRRTALRTQALKSVDRPQLGHGAALLTAPVVPVAWRAALTRGLRRAAGPWTSTTLLSNIGRIPYPLDFGEAAGRANAVWFSAPARMPRGLTVTTASTAGRLHVALRWSRTLLSHGDGAHLRDLFEHYLHATEENGP; this comes from the coding sequence ATGACCGCGGTCGAGCACGCGGCACGGAACGGTGCGGGCGGGCCGGTCGGGCCCCCCGTGCGGGTTCCCTTCCCCGTTGTCGACGAAGTCTCCCGGCACTGCCTCCAGGAGGCGGAGCCGGAGACCGTTCACATCGAGGTCCATCTGCCGGGGCGGCTCGACCACGCCCGCCTGCGGTCGGTCTTCACCGAGGCCCTGCGCCGGCACCCGCGCATCCTGATGCGGGAGGCGCCGGGCCCCTGGTACCGCCGGCGCTACGAGTGGGAGCTCACCGACGGTCCGGACGTGGAGGTCGTGACGTTCCCGCCGCCGGACCGGGACGCGCTCAAGCATGCCCGCGACCGGGCGCTGGACGACGCCCCTCCGCTGTCGGCCGCACCGCCGGTCCGGCTGGAAGTCGTCGACGAGGACGGCGCGTCCGAGGGCACCGTCCTCTTCCTCACCATGAATCACACGGCACTCGACGGCCCCGCCTGCCTCCGCATCCTGGCCACGGCGGCGGAACTGTACGGCGGCCGGGACAACTCCCCCGCCGCACCCCCCGTACGCACTCCCGGAGCCCCGGAGGCCCAGCGGGTCGACACCCCCTCCAGCTGGGCCCCGCCCGCCCGCGTGGCCCACGGCACCCCCGAACCCTCCCCCGGCAACGGCCTGCTCGTCACCGAGCTCAACGTCCCGCGCCGCCCCAAGGGCTCCCCCTACACGGTGAACGACCAGCTCATGGTCACCACCGCCCTGATGCTCGCCCACTGGAACAGGGAACACGGCGCCCGCCCACGCCCGCTGCGGATCACCATGCCGGTCGACGACCGCTCCAGGGATATGGACATGCCCATCGGGAACGGCACGAGACTCGTCGAAGTCACCTTCGCCCCCGAAGAGTTGGGGCTGCCGGAGAAGACGGATCCAGCGCGGATGGGCGAGCTGCTGCGCCGCACCGCGCTCCGCACCCAGGCCCTGAAATCCGTGGACCGCCCTCAACTCGGCCACGGGGCCGCCCTCTTGACCGCCCCCGTGGTCCCGGTGGCCTGGCGGGCCGCCCTCACCCGGGGTCTGCGCAGGGCGGCAGGACCCTGGACGTCGACCACGCTGCTGAGCAACATCGGCCGGATCCCGTACCCGCTGGACTTCGGGGAGGCGGCGGGCCGCGCCAACGCGGTCTGGTTCTCGGCGCCCGCGCGGATGCCCCGCGGGCTGACCGTCACGACCGCGTCCACCGCGGGCCGCCTGCACGTCGCCCTGCGCTGGTCGCGGACCCTGCTCAGCCACGGTGACGGCGCCCACCTCCGCGACCTCTTCGAGCACTATCTGCACGCGACGGAGGAGAACGGCCCATGA